From one Culex quinquefasciatus strain JHB chromosome 3, VPISU_Cqui_1.0_pri_paternal, whole genome shotgun sequence genomic stretch:
- the LOC119770031 gene encoding eukaryotic translation initiation factor 4E1-like gives MAGKTNEELEKQAETATEQTNTDQQLQAVVDPECLIKHPLQFTWTLWYQEMDRSKNWEDTLNEVTSFSTVEDFWSLYNHIKSPSDIKAGSDYSLFKTGVRPMWEDEGNKRGGRWMLNINRGQRQDLDKYWLDTILCLIGEAFECADEICGAVVNVRPKGDKIAIWTANFNNRDAVLSIGRIYKERLGLKFPITYHLHKDTMVKSGSSVKAAFTV, from the exons atgGCAGGAAAAACGAACGAGGAACTCGAG AAACAGGCCGAGACCGCGACGGAGCAGACCAACACGGACCAGCAGCTGCAGGCGGTCGTCGACCCGGAGTGTTTGATCAAACACCCGCTGCAGTTCACGTGGACACTGTGGTACCAGGAGATGGACCGCTCGAAGAACTGGGAGGACACACTGAACGAGGTGACGAGCTTCTCGACGGTGGAGGACTTTTGGAGCCTGTACAACCACATCAAGAGCCCGTCGGACATAAAGGCCGGCTCGGACTACTCGCTGTTCAAGACGGGGGTGCGACCGATGTGGGAGGACGAGGGCAACAAGCGGGGCGGCCGGTGGATGCTCAACATTAACCGCGGCCAGCGCCAGGACCTGGACAAGTATTGGCTGGATACG ATACTGTGCTTGATTGGTGAAGCTTTCGAGTGTGCCGATGAAATCTGCGGAGCCGTCGTAAACGTTCGTCCTAAAGGAGACAAGATCG CGATCTGGACGGCCAACTTCAACAACCGGGACGCGGTGCTGTCAATCGGTCGCATCTACAAGGAGCGGTTAGGACTGAAATTCCCCATCACGTACCATCTTCACAAGGACACGATGGTCAAGTCCGGCTCGAGCGTGAAAGCGGCCTTCACCGTGTAA
- the LOC6041273 gene encoding methyltransferase-like protein isoform X2, whose protein sequence is MTTPEEESAAIGKRPQFGNRFLSEEDDVFQHNAWDNVEWDEAQERTALESVQKNSTVKMTVEAAERLEREADANWDKFYGVHQNRFFKDRHWLFTEFPELAPRNSRDAPERVYPEGIAGREVCVPGDDGPRTIFEIGSGVGNTVFPILKYSVEEDLKIYASDFSRQAIQILKESKEFDGKRCEAFVLDATADRWDVPFEENSVDIVVLIFVLSAIDPDRMQHVANQIYKYLKPGGLLLLRDYGRYDLAQLRFKSGRCLKENFYSRGDGTFVYFFTQGDLRKLFETAGLVEEQNIVDRRLQVNRGRMLKMYRVWVQVKFRKPLESS, encoded by the exons ATGACCACCCCGGAGGAAGAATCCGCCGCCATCGGAAAGCGCCCCCAGTTCGGTAACCGGTTCCTGTCGGAAGAGGACGACGTGTTCCAGCACAATGCTTG GGACAACGTCGAGTGGGACGAGGCGCAGGAGCGCACCGCGCTGGAGAGCGTGCAGAAAAACTCCACCGTCAAAATGACCGTCGAAGCCGCGGAGCGACTGGAACGCGAAGCGGACGCCAACTGGGACAAGTTTTACGGCGTGCACCAGAACCGCTTCTTCAAGGACCGCCACTGGCTGTTTACGGAGTTTCCGGAGCTGGCCCCGCGGAACAGTCGGGACGCGCCGGAGCGGGTGTACCCCGAGGGAATCGCTGGACGGGAGGTTTGCGTTCCGGGTGACGACGGTCCGCGGACGATCTTTGAGATTGGGAGTGGGGTTGGGAACACGGTGTTTCCGATTCTGAAGTATAGCGTGGAGGAGGATTTGAAGATTTACGCGAGTGATTTCTCCCGGCAGGCGATTCAGATTTTGAAGGAGAGTAAGGAGTTTGACGGGAAGCGGTGTGAGGCGTTTGTGCTGGATGCCACGGCAGACCGTTGGGATGTTCCGTTCGAGGAGAATAGCGTGGATATTGTGGTGCTGATTTTTGTGCTTTCGGCGATCGATCCGGACCGGATGCAGCACGTGGCGAATCAGATTTACAAGTATCTTAAGCCGGGTGGGTTGCTGCTGTTGAGGGACTACGGGAGGTACGATTTGGCTCAGCTTCGGTTTAAATCTGGGCGGTGTTTGAAGGAGAATTTTTACTCGCGTGGCGATGGAacttttgtgtacttttttacgCAGGGAGATTTGAGGAAATTGTTTGAAACCGCCGGGTTGGTTGAGGAGCAGAACATTGTCGACAGAAGGTTACAGGTGAACCGGGGTCGTATGCTGAAAATGTACCGTGTTTGGGTGCAGGTCAAGTTCCGGAAACCGCTCGAGAGTAGTTAA
- the LOC6041273 gene encoding methyltransferase-like protein isoform X1, translating into MLGRIFALRRSVVAARRHFCHDYEFTRHRKKPRVGERFLRDPERVFDFNTWDNVEWDEAQERTALESVQKNSTVKMTVEAAERLEREADANWDKFYGVHQNRFFKDRHWLFTEFPELAPRNSRDAPERVYPEGIAGREVCVPGDDGPRTIFEIGSGVGNTVFPILKYSVEEDLKIYASDFSRQAIQILKESKEFDGKRCEAFVLDATADRWDVPFEENSVDIVVLIFVLSAIDPDRMQHVANQIYKYLKPGGLLLLRDYGRYDLAQLRFKSGRCLKENFYSRGDGTFVYFFTQGDLRKLFETAGLVEEQNIVDRRLQVNRGRMLKMYRVWVQVKFRKPLESS; encoded by the exons ATGCTTGGTAGGATTTTTGCTCTGCGCCGGTCGGTGGTGGCTGCACGGCGCCACTTTTGCCACGATTACGAGTTTACGCGGCACCGGAAGAAGCCCCGCGTCGGCGAACGGTTCCTCCGGGATCCGGAGCGGGTGTTTGACTTTAATACATG GGACAACGTCGAGTGGGACGAGGCGCAGGAGCGCACCGCGCTGGAGAGCGTGCAGAAAAACTCCACCGTCAAAATGACCGTCGAAGCCGCGGAGCGACTGGAACGCGAAGCGGACGCCAACTGGGACAAGTTTTACGGCGTGCACCAGAACCGCTTCTTCAAGGACCGCCACTGGCTGTTTACGGAGTTTCCGGAGCTGGCCCCGCGGAACAGTCGGGACGCGCCGGAGCGGGTGTACCCCGAGGGAATCGCTGGACGGGAGGTTTGCGTTCCGGGTGACGACGGTCCGCGGACGATCTTTGAGATTGGGAGTGGGGTTGGGAACACGGTGTTTCCGATTCTGAAGTATAGCGTGGAGGAGGATTTGAAGATTTACGCGAGTGATTTCTCCCGGCAGGCGATTCAGATTTTGAAGGAGAGTAAGGAGTTTGACGGGAAGCGGTGTGAGGCGTTTGTGCTGGATGCCACGGCAGACCGTTGGGATGTTCCGTTCGAGGAGAATAGCGTGGATATTGTGGTGCTGATTTTTGTGCTTTCGGCGATCGATCCGGACCGGATGCAGCACGTGGCGAATCAGATTTACAAGTATCTTAAGCCGGGTGGGTTGCTGCTGTTGAGGGACTACGGGAGGTACGATTTGGCTCAGCTTCGGTTTAAATCTGGGCGGTGTTTGAAGGAGAATTTTTACTCGCGTGGCGATGGAacttttgtgtacttttttacgCAGGGAGATTTGAGGAAATTGTTTGAAACCGCCGGGTTGGTTGAGGAGCAGAACATTGTCGACAGAAGGTTACAGGTGAACCGGGGTCGTATGCTGAAAATGTACCGTGTTTGGGTGCAGGTCAAGTTCCGGAAACCGCTCGAGAGTAGTTAA
- the LOC6041272 gene encoding pyridoxal phosphate phosphatase, with the protein MIVDKSKIRHLLDLSISEKRTFLNSFDTILSDCDGVVWNFTGPIPDVDQALQLLKHQGKQVAFISNNGMRTMAEYKHKFHQLGLDVQQRDIVHPALTTVRYLKSVKMQDAVYCIGTEIFKDYLRDAGFNVLDGPHEPIPDNRETNGVRVFQEFFTETTSPKVGAVVMDIDVNISLAHLMKAKCYLQRNPDCLLIAGATDYIVPLDTSMDVVGPGYFIEVLERSSGRKALVLGKPGQALADFILDQFNVTRPERTLFVGDMLPQDMGFGTRCGFQKLLMLSGGTTLEMMLAHQKPEELPHYYADSYADFIQLYKEVAEADRKKKKI; encoded by the exons ATGATCGTAGACAAGAGCAAGATTCGTCACCTGTTGGACCTGTCCATCTCGGAGAAGCGCACCTTCCTCAACTCCTTCGACACGATCCTGTCCGATTGTGACGGCGTCGTGTGGAACTTCACCGGTCCCATCCCGGACGTGGACCAGGCGCTACAGCTGCTGAAGCACCAGGGCAAACAGGTGGCCTTCATCTCGAACAACGGCATGCGAACCATGGCCGAGTACAAGCACAAGTTCCACCAGCTCGGGCTGGACGTGCAGCAGCGTGACATTGTCCACCCGGCGTTGACCACGGTGCGGTACCTCAAGTCGGTCAAAATGCAGGACGCGGTCTACTGCATCGGAACGGAGATCTTCAAGGACTACCTGCGGGATGCCGGCTTCAACGTGCTCGACGGTCCCCACGAACCCATCCCGGACAACCGGGAAACGAACGGCGTCCGCGTGTTCCAGGAATTCTTCACCGAAACCACCAGCCCCAAGGTCGGTGCCGTCGTGATGGACATCGACGTCAACATCTCGCTGGCGCACCTCATGAAGGCCAAGTGCTACCTGCAGCGGAATCCGGATTGTCTGTTGATTGCTGGCGCGACCGACTACATCGTTCCGCTGGACACCAGCATGGACGTGGTCGGACCGGGTTACTTTATCGAAGTGCTGGAGCGGTCCAGCGGGCGGAAGGCACTGGTGTTGGGCAAACCGGGCCAGGCGTTGGCCGACTTTATCCTGGACCAGTTCAACGTGACGCGGCCCGAGCGGACACTCTTCGTCGGAGATAT GCTGCCACAGGACATGGGCTTCGGCACGCGGTGTGGCTTCCAGAAGCTGCTGATGCTAAGCGGCGGCACCACCCTCGAGATGATGCTCGCGCACCAAAAGCCGGAAGAGCTGCCCCACTACTACGCCGACTCGTACGCGGACTTTATCCAGCTGTACAAGGAGGTGGCCGAGGCGGAccgcaagaagaagaagatttGA